A genomic segment from Candidatus Leptovillus gracilis encodes:
- a CDS encoding IS630 family transposase, translated as METETRKQVIKRLQNSYQKGQTRLIKRIHALLAVAEGRTTAEVAGMFALSEECVRNYIRAFLKRGVESLHYHRPPGRPAKLTKNQRKKLATFIEAGPEEAGYDCGCWNTVLLQDLIEKEFQITYNLHYIAELLKNMGFSYQKARFVSDHLDNVGEAQRTWMTQTWPEIKRLAQAKGGMILFGDEASFAQWGTLSYTWARRGEQPTVKTSGRRKAYKVFGLIDYLSGRFFYKGITDKFNSTSYQTFLLEVLEQTTKHLILIQDGARYHASKVMQEFFQQHSSSQSEIK; from the coding sequence TTGGAAACAGAAACACGCAAACAGGTCATCAAACGTCTGCAAAACAGTTATCAGAAAGGGCAGACACGGCTTATCAAACGAATCCATGCGCTGTTGGCGGTAGCGGAGGGCCGAACCACAGCGGAAGTAGCCGGGATGTTCGCTTTGAGCGAAGAATGTGTGCGTAATTACATTCGCGCGTTTCTGAAACGCGGTGTGGAAAGCTTGCACTATCACCGCCCGCCGGGACGACCAGCCAAATTAACGAAGAATCAGCGCAAGAAACTGGCAACGTTCATCGAGGCTGGGCCAGAAGAGGCGGGCTATGATTGTGGTTGCTGGAACACAGTTCTGCTCCAAGACCTGATCGAGAAAGAGTTTCAGATTACCTACAATTTGCACTACATCGCTGAATTGTTAAAGAATATGGGTTTCTCCTATCAGAAGGCTCGTTTTGTCTCTGATCATCTGGATAATGTTGGCGAAGCCCAGAGGACCTGGATGACCCAGACTTGGCCAGAAATCAAACGCCTCGCTCAAGCCAAAGGAGGGATGATACTTTTCGGAGACGAGGCCAGTTTCGCCCAATGGGGAACCCTCAGTTACACCTGGGCGAGACGTGGGGAACAACCCACCGTCAAAACCAGCGGACGGCGCAAGGCGTACAAGGTTTTTGGCCTCATTGATTATTTGTCAGGACGTTTCTTTTACAAGGGGATAACAGACAAATTCAATAGCACCAGCTATCAGACGTTCCTGCTGGAGGTCCTGGAGCAAACGACCAAACATCTCATTTTGATTCAAGATGGGGCACGCTATCACGCCAGCAAAGTGATGCAAGAGTTCTTTCAACAACACAGCAGTTCTCAATCTGAAATTAAATGA
- a CDS encoding ATP-binding protein: MTKAACRCASGGSYLFAGRGLVNQAQNVLCFGLPGTGKTHLAAAVGLCWWKTALVRAVYADLQGGGAAAAGWVQEYELERELDRRLDRFGGGHSG, translated from the coding sequence TTGACGAAGGCCGCTTGCCGCTGCGCATCCGGCGGCAGTTACCTATTTGCAGGCCGGGGACTTGTCAATCAGGCCCAGAATGTGTTGTGCTTTGGTTTACCGGGCACAGGCAAAACGCATCTGGCGGCGGCCGTGGGGCTCTGTTGGTGGAAAACGGCCTTGGTTCGCGCTGTTTACGCCGACCTTCAAGGTGGTGGGGCGGCTGCTGCGGGCTGGGTTCAGGAATATGAACTGGAACGCGAACTGGACCGGCGTTTAGACCGGTTTGGAGGTGGTCATTCTGGATGA